The genomic DNA TGGAGGGTTCGGTTACCGCGGAGTCGAAGGGAAGATCATCGCCGCGGGTTATGCTAGGCGCAACCGAGTCCCGTTTCTCGGGCTTTGCCTGGGAATGCAATGCGCTGTGATCGAATTCGCGCGCCACGCCTGCGGACTCACCGGGGCGAACAGCACGGAGTTCGACGAGTCCACGCCTTATCCTGTCATCGACCTCCTTCCGGAGCAGCGTCTCGTGGATAAGAAAGGCGGCACGATGAGGCTCGGCCTCTACCCGTGTGCCCTGGAGCCCGGGTCCCGCGCGGGTCGAGCCTACGGCGACAGCTTGGTCCGCGAGCGCCACAGGCACAGGTATGAGATGAACAACGACTATCTTTCGATCATGACATCCCATGGCATGCGTTTCTCAGGGATCTTCCCAGAGAAGGGGCTCGTTGAAGTGTGCGAACTCGTCGACCATCCGTGGTTTGTAGGAACGCAGTTCCACCCAGAGTTCAAGTCCAGGCCCCAGAGATCTCATCCACTCTTTCGCGACTTCGTCGCACAATGTATTGAGTACTCCAAATCGAAGCTATCCTAGCGGTTCCCAGGCATGATTTGCCGCAGCGGGGAAAGAATTGTGTTAGGTCTTTCCCCCTGGAGGAATCCGCGCCCCGACGGCGAATCAGGCGGGTATCGAACCTTCGTACTTCTTCGACTACACCGATACCCTCAGTACACCACATCACCATGGTAGGCCTATGAATGCCCATCCAAGACATACTGTGCGTATACTGACGCGCGTGGTGAAAACGCGCAGGGTTCCTCTGTATCTCGCGCCTCAGTATCCCCGAAAGGATGATGCCCACAAGATGAATATCGCCGAACTCGAGAAGAAAACCGTGCCCGAGCTCCACGACATTGCCCGCGAACTCGGCATCCCCGGCCACTCCCAGCTCCGCAAGCAGGAATTGACGTTCGAGATCGTCAAGGCAGCTCTGCAGAAGGAAGGGGCGTTGTGGGCGGACGGAGTGCTCGAGATCCTCCCCGAGGGATTCGGTTTCCTTCGAGTCGGAGGACTAACGCCAAGCTCAGATGACATCTACATCTCTCCCTCGCAAATCCGGAGGTTCAGCCTGCGGAAGGGGGACATGGTATCGGGGCAGGTGCGTCCCCCCAAGGAAGGTGAGAAGTACTTCGCATTGCTCCGCGTGGAGGCGGTCAACGGCGTCGACCCTGACCAGGCTTCAAGGAGAGCGCACTTCGAAGACCTGATCCCTGTCTATCCTGATGAACGGTTAAGGCTTGAAGCCGATGCGAAGGACGTTCCCACCCGCCTGATCGACCTCATCGCTCCCATCGGCAAAGGCCAGCGCGGCCTGATCGTCTCCGCACCCAAGGCAGGAAAGACCACGATCCTAAAGAAAGTCGCGAACAGCATAACCCGCAACCACCCCGAGGTCCTGCTCTTTGTGCTCCTGGTCGACGAGCGGCCAGAGGAAGTGACTGACATGGAACGCTCGGTCACGGGCACAGTGGTCGCTTCCACTTTCGATCTTCCCACTTCAAACCACATTCGTGTGGCTGACATGGTCTTGGAGCGTGCCAAGCGCCTCGTCGAGCACGGCAGGGATGTGGTGGTGCTCCTCGACTCCATCACCAGGCTGGCCCGAGCCTACAACCTTGAGGAGCCCCCGAGTGGGCGTACGCTCTCGGGCGGTGTGGACCCGGCGGCTCTCCACCATCCCAAGAGGTTCTTCGGCGCCGCCAGGAATATCGAGGAAGGCGGCAGCCTCACCATCATCGCCACGGCGCTGATCGAGACTGGAAGCCGTATGGACGATGTGATCTTCGAGGAGTTCAAGGGCACCGGCAATATGGAACTCCACCTTGACCGCAAGCTCTCCGAACGAAGGATCTTCCCATCAATCGACGTCAACAAGTCTGGCACTCGAAAAGAGGAGCTTCTCCTGTCCAATGAGGAACTGGAGACTATGTGGGTGCTTCGCCGTGCCATGAGCAACATGGGGTCCGCGGAGATGACTCAACTCCTCATCGACCGCATACAACATACTAAGAGCAATGCGGAGCTGAGCGGCATCATTCTCAAATCTCAGTTTGCGGAGAACCTTCGAAACTGGCAGGCTTCGAGCTAGCTGGCATATAGTAGTGGCAAAGGATATAGATAGGTGATATAATATAAGAGTTGGAAGCAGACGCCCCCAATTCGGAGATGGGTGGCAACCGGGGGGGAGATAGTTGCGGGCAAAGCGAATTGCAGCGGTATTGTGTACCCTTGTGGTCATATGCTCGTGCTCTGCCCTGTCATCGGGAGCTGACCCGTTCCAGGAGAAGGCCAGCTTCTCCATGGAGTTGGCCAAGGGGTCGCCCAGGTACTCACTCCTCCAGAACATCCTGCAACGGAGCTGGACCATCTTTCTCGCGGCCTTCGGTGCCGGCGCCGACACGATCTCCCAGTGGAACAGCGGCATAGTCGCTCGGCCGGTTCCCCAGACTGTGCCGGAGATCCCTCTCGCGTCGCCTGCATCCCGGACCAGCCTGGCGTCTGTGCTTCCAACGAAATCCCCATCCAATCCCGAACCCAACCCCCAACCCGGAGCCACCGTGATCTCTCATGTGGTGGCGAGCGGCGATACCATCTGGGCGCTCGCGAATCAATACGGTGTGACGGTAGACACTATCCTCTGGGCCAACTCAATTCCCGACCCCAGCAGGCTCCGAGTGGGCCAGACCCTCAAGTTCCCGTCGGTGCCTGGGGTCATCCACACCGTGGGCAAGGGCGAGAGCGTGTGGTCCATCGCCAAGAAGTACGGCGTGAGCGGGGAAGAAATTGTGCGGACCAACGCCCTTGCGAACCCGGATTACCTCCAGTACCAGCAGTCTCTGATCATTCCGGGGGCGAGGCCTCAGGATGCGCGCGGCACCGCGCTGGCCTCCCGCGGGGCCCAGCCATCCCGGTCGTCGTCGGGAATTAGCTTTTCGTGGCCAGCCAGGGCCCGCATATCTTCTTACTACGGTTGGCGCTGGGGCCGGATGCATTCAGGGATAGACATAGCCGTGTCGACGGGAACCCCGGTGCGCGCGGCTGCAGACGGTCGAGTCTCCTACGCCGGCTGGCTCGGGGACTACGGCAAGCTCGTGATCGTGGATCACGGGTACGGGTTCCAGACCTACTACGCCCACAACTCCACTATCACCGTATCGCCGGGGGAGTGGGTCTCCGCTGGCGAGCGGATCGCGCTTTCGGGGAACACCGGAAGGTCCACCGGTCCCCACGTTCATTTTGAGATTCGCCGGGACGGCCGGGCTGTCGATCCCATGAACTACTTGAGGTAGGCACCCACTTATGCTTCATGTTGCCGTGTGCGACCGGGTGGGCCGGATATACCGCAACGAGAACGCACGGGCCGCCGGACGGAGCGGGCGGCTCTTCTCTGAACTGCTTGACTCCGACGTGATACCTCTGCCCGAAGGTTCAAGCCTCATGCGCCTACCAGATCGGGCTGCCGTGGGAATCGAGCCCAAGACGGGTGAGTTCGTGCGGGCGGAGCCGGGGGATGCAGTCGCGGCCCTTCTCCCTCAAGGATACACCAGGACCTTCCTCCCTGCGTACAGTGGACGGGCCGAGAGCCCACGGCTGCCCTTGTTTGGGTATTCCGCCGTCGCCTTCCGAGACGAGGAACTCGTTGTAGCCGCGATTCGCACTGACGAGCGGGACACCTGGAACCCCATCCACTACAACCTCCCTGAGCTTGCCGGGCTCATCGAAGCTGCGCTGGCTGAACACCCTGCGAACCGTATCCTCAGGCAACTTGCCGTATGCGCGTCAAATTACCAGTGCTTCACAGCCCAGAACATCTTCTACAGGCGCTGGGAGGGCGGAGTTCCGGTGTCGCCGAAATGCAACTCCAACTGCATCGGGTGCATCTCGCTCCAACCTTCAGAGTGTTGCCCTTCCCCACAGCAGAGGATCGACTTCGTTCCCACGGTGGATGAGATAGTTGAAGTCGCCCTCCCTCATCTCGAGCAAGGGGAGGAGGCCATAATAAGCTTCGGGCAGGGGTGCGAAGGAGAACCCACTCTCCAACACGAGACCATCGCAGAGGCTGTTCGGGCCATCCGCTCCCGGACTGACAAAGGGACCATCAACGCCAACACCAACGCTGGGAACACCGAGGCTATCCGGAACATCTCAGACTCAGGTATTGACTCCCTACGGGTCAGCCTGGCAAGCGCAAGGCCGGAGTACTACGATAGGTACCACATGCCCAAGGGGTTCGGCCTTCCCGATGTGGAGCAGTCCATCAGGCTCGCCCGAGAGAGAGGGGTATACGTGTCCCTGAATTACCTGGTATTTCCCGGGTTCTCAGACCTCGAACCTGAGGTCGAAGCCCTGGCGGACCTGATCGAACGGACTGGAGTCCAGATGATCCAGGTTCGGAACCTCAACATAGACCCAGAAGTCTTCGCAGACCTCATGCTTCAGCCAGCAGACGACCGGGACGATGGCCCGGAACCCGTTGGGGTTTCCGCTATGATCGACCACATTCGAGACTGCTCCCCCGAGATCGTGATCGGCAGTTTCAGCCTACCGGTGCGTAACTCGCGGGGTTAATCCCGGCGAGGACTAACCCATGCACCTTATGACACAGCCACATGATTTTGATCAATATTGACCTTAATCCTCTCAATGGGTAGTTGCGTTTTTCCGCGGAAAGAGTATCATATTAGCTGTAAGGTCAAATA from Bacillota bacterium includes the following:
- the rho gene encoding transcription termination factor Rho codes for the protein MNIAELEKKTVPELHDIARELGIPGHSQLRKQELTFEIVKAALQKEGALWADGVLEILPEGFGFLRVGGLTPSSDDIYISPSQIRRFSLRKGDMVSGQVRPPKEGEKYFALLRVEAVNGVDPDQASRRAHFEDLIPVYPDERLRLEADAKDVPTRLIDLIAPIGKGQRGLIVSAPKAGKTTILKKVANSITRNHPEVLLFVLLVDERPEEVTDMERSVTGTVVASTFDLPTSNHIRVADMVLERAKRLVEHGRDVVVLLDSITRLARAYNLEEPPSGRTLSGGVDPAALHHPKRFFGAARNIEEGGSLTIIATALIETGSRMDDVIFEEFKGTGNMELHLDRKLSERRIFPSIDVNKSGTRKEELLLSNEELETMWVLRRAMSNMGSAEMTQLLIDRIQHTKSNAELSGIILKSQFAENLRNWQASS
- a CDS encoding peptidoglycan DD-metalloendopeptidase family protein → MRAKRIAAVLCTLVVICSCSALSSGADPFQEKASFSMELAKGSPRYSLLQNILQRSWTIFLAAFGAGADTISQWNSGIVARPVPQTVPEIPLASPASRTSLASVLPTKSPSNPEPNPQPGATVISHVVASGDTIWALANQYGVTVDTILWANSIPDPSRLRVGQTLKFPSVPGVIHTVGKGESVWSIAKKYGVSGEEIVRTNALANPDYLQYQQSLIIPGARPQDARGTALASRGAQPSRSSSGISFSWPARARISSYYGWRWGRMHSGIDIAVSTGTPVRAAADGRVSYAGWLGDYGKLVIVDHGYGFQTYYAHNSTITVSPGEWVSAGERIALSGNTGRSTGPHVHFEIRRDGRAVDPMNYLR
- a CDS encoding radical SAM protein is translated as MLHVAVCDRVGRIYRNENARAAGRSGRLFSELLDSDVIPLPEGSSLMRLPDRAAVGIEPKTGEFVRAEPGDAVAALLPQGYTRTFLPAYSGRAESPRLPLFGYSAVAFRDEELVVAAIRTDERDTWNPIHYNLPELAGLIEAALAEHPANRILRQLAVCASNYQCFTAQNIFYRRWEGGVPVSPKCNSNCIGCISLQPSECCPSPQQRIDFVPTVDEIVEVALPHLEQGEEAIISFGQGCEGEPTLQHETIAEAVRAIRSRTDKGTINANTNAGNTEAIRNISDSGIDSLRVSLASARPEYYDRYHMPKGFGLPDVEQSIRLARERGVYVSLNYLVFPGFSDLEPEVEALADLIERTGVQMIQVRNLNIDPEVFADLMLQPADDRDDGPEPVGVSAMIDHIRDCSPEIVIGSFSLPVRNSRG